A single region of the Novosphingobium sp. SL115 genome encodes:
- the rplN gene encoding 50S ribosomal protein L14, with the protein MIQMQSNLDVADNSGAKRVQCIKVLGGSKRRFASVGDIIVVSVKEAQPRARVKKGDVHRAVIVRTKKDVRRADGSVIRFDGNAAVLVGKNEEPIGTRIFGPVVRELRAKGFMKIISLAPEVL; encoded by the coding sequence ATGATCCAGATGCAATCCAATCTCGACGTGGCAGACAACAGCGGCGCAAAGCGCGTCCAGTGCATCAAGGTACTGGGTGGCTCGAAGCGTCGTTTTGCCAGCGTCGGCGACATCATCGTGGTGTCGGTCAAGGAAGCGCAGCCGCGCGCCCGCGTCAAAAAGGGCGACGTGCATCGTGCTGTGATCGTGCGCACGAAGAAGGACGTCCGTCGCGCTGACGGTTCTGTCATCCGCTTCGACGGCAATGCTGCCGTGCTCGTCGGCAAGAACGAAGAGCCCATCGGCACCCGTATCTTCGGCCCCGTGGTTCGCGAACTGCGCGCCAAGGGCTTCATGAAGATCATCTCGCTCGCTCCGGAGGTGCTGTAA
- the rplP gene encoding 50S ribosomal protein L16 — protein MLQPKKTKFRKTFKGRIHGLAKGGTDLNFGSYGLKAMEPERVTARQIEAARRAITRHIRRQGRLWIRVFPDVPVSKKPAEVRQGKGKGSIEYWAARVKPGRILFELDGVPGPLAAEAFSRAAMKLPIKTKVVARLGDTSHLGGE, from the coding sequence ATGCTGCAACCGAAGAAAACCAAGTTCCGCAAGACCTTCAAGGGCCGTATCCACGGCCTGGCCAAGGGCGGCACGGACCTGAACTTCGGCTCCTACGGCCTCAAGGCCATGGAACCGGAGCGCGTTACCGCTCGCCAGATCGAAGCGGCCCGTCGTGCGATTACGCGCCACATCCGCCGTCAGGGCCGTCTGTGGATCCGCGTGTTCCCGGACGTGCCGGTTTCGAAGAAGCCTGCTGAAGTCCGTCAGGGCAAGGGCAAGGGTTCGATCGAATACTGGGCTGCCCGCGTTAAGCCGGGTCGCATCCTGTTCGAACTGGATGGCGTGCCTGGTCCGCTGGCGGCAGAGGCTTTCAGCCGCGCCGCGATGAAGCTGCCGATCAAGACGAAGGTCGTCGCCCGCCTGGGTGACACTTCGCACCTTGGCGGCGAGTAA
- the rpmC gene encoding 50S ribosomal protein L29 — protein sequence MAKFEDLRVKSDDQLSADLAELKREQFNLRFQSATNQLERPARIKEVRRDIARIKTLQTERSQSAQA from the coding sequence ATGGCCAAGTTCGAAGACCTTCGCGTCAAGAGCGATGACCAGCTTTCTGCTGATCTCGCCGAACTGAAGCGCGAACAGTTCAACCTGCGTTTCCAGTCGGCGACGAACCAGCTTGAGCGCCCTGCGCGCATCAAGGAAGTTCGCCGCGACATCGCGCGCATCAAGACGCTGCAGACTGAGCGTTCTCAGTCGGCCCAGGCGTAA
- the rplX gene encoding 50S ribosomal protein L24 yields MAAAKIKKGDTVVVRSGKDKGRTGTVLQVLPKDDKVVVGGVNIAARHRKPSQQNPQGGIDRFEAPLHISKVSVADKDGKPTRVRFETKDGKKVRVAVKSGEAIDG; encoded by the coding sequence ATGGCTGCCGCGAAGATCAAGAAGGGTGATACTGTCGTCGTTCGTTCGGGCAAGGACAAGGGCCGCACCGGCACCGTGCTCCAGGTCCTGCCGAAGGATGACAAGGTGGTTGTCGGTGGCGTGAACATCGCTGCCCGTCACCGCAAGCCCAGCCAGCAGAACCCGCAGGGCGGTATCGACCGCTTTGAAGCTCCGCTGCACATCTCCAAGGTTTCGGTTGCTGACAAGGATGGCAAGCCCACCCGCGTCCGCTTTGAAACCAAGGACGGCAAGAAGGTCCGTGTGGCCGTGAAGTCCGGGGAGGCCATCGATGGCTGA
- the rpsN gene encoding 30S ribosomal protein S14: MAKLSSINKNEKRKKLVQKFAAKYAALKATADDQSLEETERLIARLKMAELPRNANPTRVRNRCNTTGRPRGYYRKFGLCRIELRDLANKGLIPGVTKSSW, encoded by the coding sequence ATGGCGAAACTGAGTTCGATCAATAAGAACGAGAAGCGCAAGAAGCTCGTTCAGAAGTTTGCGGCAAAGTATGCCGCGCTCAAGGCCACGGCTGATGACCAGTCGCTCGAAGAAACCGAGCGTCTGATCGCACGCCTCAAGATGGCTGAACTGCCGCGCAATGCGAACCCTACCCGCGTTCGCAACCGCTGCAACACCACCGGCCGCCCGCGTGGCTACTACCGCAAGTTCGGCCTGTGCCGAATCGAGCTGCGCGATCTCGCCAACAAGGGGCTTATCCCCGGCGTGACCAAGTCGAGCTGGTAA
- the rplV gene encoding 50S ribosomal protein L22 translates to MSKPKAPRRVGDKEALSVGTQIRGSAQKLNLVAALIRGKSAEDAMNILSFSKKGMAVDARKVLASAIANAENNHNLDVDALYVTEASVGKSITMKRFHTRGRGKSTRILKPFSRLRIVVREISEDGEA, encoded by the coding sequence ATGAGCAAGCCTAAAGCACCCCGTCGCGTTGGCGATAAGGAAGCGCTGTCGGTCGGCACGCAGATCCGTGGTTCGGCCCAGAAGCTGAACCTCGTCGCTGCCCTGATCCGTGGCAAGTCGGCTGAAGATGCCATGAACATCCTTTCCTTCTCGAAGAAGGGGATGGCGGTTGATGCGCGCAAGGTACTCGCTTCGGCGATTGCCAATGCGGAAAACAACCATAACCTCGACGTCGACGCGCTGTATGTGACCGAAGCTTCGGTCGGCAAGTCGATCACGATGAAGCGCTTCCACACCCGTGGTCGTGGCAAGTCGACGCGCATCCTGAAGCCGTTCTCGCGTCTTCGGATCGTTGTCCGCGAAATCTCTGAAGACGGGGAGGCCTGA
- the rpsQ gene encoding 30S ribosomal protein S17: MPKRILVGTIVSDKTDKTVVVKVERKVKHPLYGKIIRRSKKYHAHDEANAFKTGETVRIEETAPISKLKTWKVIDRVQAGKGTAIEADV, encoded by the coding sequence ATGCCCAAGCGTATCCTGGTCGGAACCATTGTTTCCGACAAGACCGACAAGACCGTGGTCGTGAAGGTCGAGCGCAAGGTGAAGCACCCGCTTTACGGGAAAATCATCCGCCGCTCGAAGAAGTATCACGCCCACGACGAGGCGAATGCCTTCAAGACCGGCGAGACCGTGCGCATCGAAGAGACTGCGCCGATCTCGAAACTGAAGACGTGGAAGGTCATCGACCGCGTCCAGGCCGGCAAGGGCACCGCGATTGAAGCGGACGTCTGA
- the rpsS gene encoding 30S ribosomal protein S19: MARSVWKGPFVDLHLLKKAEASQDAGSRAGPIKTWSRRSTIIPQFVGLTFNVYNGHKFIPVAVSEEMVGHKLGEFAPTRTFPGHAADKKGKR; encoded by the coding sequence ATGGCACGTTCCGTCTGGAAGGGCCCCTTCGTCGACCTGCATCTCCTGAAGAAGGCGGAAGCCTCGCAGGATGCAGGGAGCCGCGCTGGTCCGATCAAGACTTGGTCGCGTCGTTCGACCATTATCCCGCAGTTCGTTGGTCTGACGTTCAACGTCTACAACGGACACAAGTTCATCCCCGTTGCTGTCTCGGAAGAGATGGTCGGCCACAAGCTTGGTGAATTTGCGCCCACGCGCACCTTCCCCGGCCACGCCGCTGACAAGAAGGGCAAGCGCTGA
- the rpsC gene encoding 30S ribosomal protein S3: MGHKSNPIGLRLQINRTWDSRWYAEGRNYAQMLKEDLGIRKFIVENLPQAAISKVVIERPAKLCRVSIYAARPGVIIGKKGADIEKLRSKLATMTGSDVKLNIVEIRKPEIDSKLVAQGVADQLVRRVAFRRAMKRAVQSALRLGAEGIKITCGGRLGGAEIARVEWYREGRVPLHTLRANIDYAEAEAHTAYGVIGIKVWIFKGEILGHDPMAQDRLMMEAQTSGVRPAR, encoded by the coding sequence ATGGGTCACAAGTCGAACCCGATTGGTCTGCGTCTGCAGATCAACCGCACCTGGGACAGCCGTTGGTACGCCGAAGGCCGTAACTATGCGCAGATGCTCAAGGAAGACCTTGGCATCCGCAAGTTCATCGTCGAAAACCTGCCGCAGGCAGCAATTTCGAAGGTGGTGATCGAGCGTCCTGCCAAGCTGTGCCGCGTGTCGATTTATGCCGCCCGTCCGGGCGTCATCATCGGCAAGAAGGGCGCCGACATCGAAAAGCTTCGCTCGAAGCTTGCGACGATGACCGGCAGCGATGTGAAGCTGAACATCGTCGAAATCCGCAAGCCGGAAATCGATTCGAAGCTCGTCGCTCAGGGCGTTGCTGACCAGCTGGTCCGTCGCGTTGCCTTCCGTCGCGCCATGAAGCGTGCGGTTCAGTCGGCGCTGCGTCTTGGAGCCGAAGGCATCAAGATCACCTGCGGCGGCCGTCTCGGCGGCGCTGAAATCGCTCGTGTTGAATGGTATCGCGAAGGCCGCGTTCCGCTCCACACGCTGCGCGCCAACATCGATTATGCCGAAGCCGAGGCGCACACCGCCTATGGCGTGATCGGCATCAAGGTCTGGATCTTCAAGGGGGAAATCCTTGGTCACGACCCGATGGCGCAGGATCGTCTGATGATGGAAGCGCAGACTTCCGGCGTCCGTCCGGCGCGCTGA
- the rplE gene encoding 50S ribosomal protein L5: MADKYVARLKGKYDAEIAQAMQAKFGYGNALEIPRIEKITLNMGVGEASQDKKKVTTAAAEMELIAGQKPVITKAKKSIAQFKLREGMPIGCKVTLRRERMYEFLDRLITIAMPRIRDFRGLNPKSFDGRGNYAMGLKEQIIFPEISYDQIDKVRGMDIIVTTTAKTDEEARELLRLFGFPFPQDAAEQQQAA, from the coding sequence ATGGCTGACAAATATGTTGCGCGCCTGAAGGGCAAGTACGACGCTGAAATCGCTCAGGCGATGCAGGCGAAGTTCGGCTACGGCAACGCGCTCGAAATCCCGCGCATCGAAAAGATCACGCTCAACATGGGTGTGGGCGAAGCGAGCCAAGACAAGAAGAAGGTGACCACGGCTGCTGCGGAGATGGAACTCATCGCCGGTCAGAAGCCCGTCATCACCAAAGCGAAGAAGTCGATCGCACAGTTCAAGCTGCGCGAAGGCATGCCGATCGGATGCAAGGTCACCCTGCGCCGCGAACGCATGTATGAATTCCTCGACCGCCTTATCACCATCGCAATGCCCCGCATCCGCGACTTTCGTGGTCTGAACCCGAAGTCGTTCGATGGTCGTGGCAACTACGCGATGGGTCTGAAAGAGCAGATTATCTTCCCAGAGATCAGCTACGATCAGATCGACAAGGTGCGTGGGATGGACATCATCGTCACCACCACCGCAAAGACCGACGAGGAAGCTCGCGAACTGCTTCGGCTGTTCGGTTTCCCGTTCCCGCAGGATGCTGCTGAACAGCAGCAGGCTGCCTGA
- the rplF gene encoding 50S ribosomal protein L6 gives MSRIGKKPVTIPSGVTANIADGQLTVKGPKGTLTLTLRDEISYTVEADSILVKPANDTKQARAFWGMQRTLVSNLVTGVTEGYTKVLEITGVGYRATAQGANLKLQLGYSHDVDFPVPEGIEVKTPDNTTVQITGIDKQKVGQVAAEIRRWRKPEPYKGKGIKYRGEFIFRKEGKKK, from the coding sequence ATGAGCCGCATCGGCAAAAAGCCGGTGACGATCCCAAGTGGCGTCACTGCGAACATCGCTGACGGCCAGCTGACCGTGAAAGGCCCCAAGGGCACGCTCACGCTCACGCTCCGTGATGAAATCAGCTACACGGTGGAAGCGGACAGCATCCTCGTGAAGCCGGCCAACGACACCAAGCAGGCTCGTGCCTTCTGGGGTATGCAGCGCACGCTGGTGTCGAACCTGGTGACGGGTGTGACCGAAGGTTACACCAAGGTTCTGGAAATCACCGGCGTTGGCTATCGTGCTACGGCTCAGGGTGCAAACCTGAAGCTGCAGCTCGGCTACAGCCACGACGTCGATTTCCCGGTGCCTGAAGGCATCGAGGTCAAGACCCCGGATAACACCACGGTCCAGATCACTGGCATCGACAAGCAGAAGGTCGGCCAGGTTGCCGCCGAAATCCGTCGCTGGCGCAAGCCCGAACCCTACAAGGGCAAGGGCATCAAGTACCGCGGCGAGTTTATCTTCCGTAAGGAAGGGAAGAAGAAGTAA
- the rpsH gene encoding 30S ribosomal protein S8, translated as MALTDPLGDMLTRIRNGQQAKKDSVLSPASKLRAHVLEVLQREGYIRGFSEDTTGAHPQLRIELKYFEGQPAIKHVARVSKPGRRVYSGSKELPVIRNGLGITIVSTPRGVLSDAEARAANVGGEVLAEVF; from the coding sequence ATGGCATTGACCGACCCCCTGGGTGATATGCTCACCCGCATCCGCAACGGCCAGCAGGCAAAGAAGGACTCTGTCCTCTCGCCTGCTTCCAAGCTGCGTGCGCACGTGCTCGAAGTCCTTCAGCGTGAAGGCTATATCCGCGGCTTTTCGGAAGACACCACCGGTGCTCATCCGCAGCTGCGCATCGAGCTGAAGTACTTTGAAGGCCAGCCCGCGATCAAGCACGTTGCTCGCGTGTCCAAGCCTGGCCGTCGCGTTTACTCCGGTTCCAAGGAACTGCCGGTAATCCGCAACGGCCTCGGCATCACCATCGTCTCGACGCCGCGTGGCGTGCTTTCGGATGCCGAAGCGCGCGCTGCCAACGTCGGTGGCGAAGTGCTGGCGGAGGTGTTCTGA